A single Antechinus flavipes isolate AdamAnt ecotype Samford, QLD, Australia chromosome 5, AdamAnt_v2, whole genome shotgun sequence DNA region contains:
- the MED21 gene encoding mediator of RNA polymerase II transcription subunit 21, translating to MADRLTQLQDAVNSLADQFCNAIGVLQQCGPPASFNNIQTAINKDQPANPTEEYAQLFAALIARTAKDIDVLIDSLPSEESTAALQAASLCKLEEENHEAATCLEDVVCRGDMLLEKIQSALADIAQSQLKTRNGTHSQSLPDS from the exons CTTGCAGATCAGTTTTGTAATGCCATTGGAGTGTTGCAGCAatgtggtcctcctgcctccttcaATAATATTCAGACAGCAATCAACAAAGATCAACCAGCAAATCCTACAGAAG AATATGCCCAGCTCTTTGCAGCACTAATTGCACGAACAGCAAAGGACATAGATGTTTTGATAGATTCATTACCTAGTGAAGAATCTACAGCTGCTTTGCAG gctGCAAGTTTGTGTAAGCTGGAAGAGGAAAACCATGAGGCTGCTACTTGTCTTGAAGATGTTGTTTGCAGAGGAGATATGCTTTTAGAAAAAATACAGAGTGCCCTTGCAGACATTGCTCAATCACAGTTGAAGACAAGAAATGGTACTCACAGCCAGTCTCTTCCAGACTCCTAG